The genome window TGCAGGTGTAAATGAACTGGTACGTAACGGCCACACCGTATATGTACAGGCTACTGCCGGCGAAGGCAGTGGTTATGCTGACGAAGATTATCAGAAAGCAGGTGCTACTATACTTCCAACTATAGAAGAAGTATATGCCATTGCTGAGATGATTATCAAAGTAAAAGAGCCGATTGAATCTGAATACAACCTGATCAAAGAAGATCAGTTGCTGTTCACTTACTTCCACTTTGCATCTTACGAGCCGCTTACACACGCTATGATCGAGCGTAAAGCAGTTTGTCTTGCTTACGAAACTGTTGAGCGCCCAGACAGAAGCCTGCCTTTGCTGGTTCCTATGTCTGAAGTTGCTGGCCGTATGGCAATACAGGAAGGTGCTAAATACCTTGAAAAACCGTTGAAAGGCCGTGGTATACTTTTAGGTGGTGTACCAGGTGTGCGTCCTGCTAAAGTGTTGATACTTGGTGGTGGTGTGGTAGGTACAAACGCTGCTAAAATGGCTGCCGGTATGGGTGCTGATGTAACTATACTTGATACTAACCTGGCACGTCTGCGTTACCTGGATGATATCCTTCCTGCAAACGTAAATACGCAAATGTCGAATGAGTACACCATCCGTGAGCTTGTTCAGACACACGACCTTATCATTGGTGCAGTACTTATCCCGGGTGCAAAGGCTCCAAACCTGATCACACGCGACATGTTGAAGACCATGAAGCCAGGTACCGTCTTGGTTGACGTTGCTGTTGACCAGGGTGGTTGCATCGAGACTTGTAAGCCTACTACGCACGAGAACCCGACTTTCATTATTGATGATGTAGTTCACTACTGCGTGGCTAACATGCCAGGTGCTGTACCTTTCACGTCTACTCAGGCGCTTACTAACGCTACATTGCCTTATGCAGTGCAGTTAGCCAACAAAGGCTGGAAACAAGCTTGCGCTGATAACGCTGAGCTGAAAAAAGGTCTGAACGTTGTGAACGGTAAAGTAGTTTATCCAGGTGTAGCTGAAGCTTTTGGCTTAGAATATACTGATGTAGCTGCTGTACTGTAAGTATAACAGAACTATAATTAAACGCCTTCCGGAGTAAA of Pontibacter deserti contains these proteins:
- the ald gene encoding alanine dehydrogenase, translating into MIIGVPKEIKNNENRVGATPAGVNELVRNGHTVYVQATAGEGSGYADEDYQKAGATILPTIEEVYAIAEMIIKVKEPIESEYNLIKEDQLLFTYFHFASYEPLTHAMIERKAVCLAYETVERPDRSLPLLVPMSEVAGRMAIQEGAKYLEKPLKGRGILLGGVPGVRPAKVLILGGGVVGTNAAKMAAGMGADVTILDTNLARLRYLDDILPANVNTQMSNEYTIRELVQTHDLIIGAVLIPGAKAPNLITRDMLKTMKPGTVLVDVAVDQGGCIETCKPTTHENPTFIIDDVVHYCVANMPGAVPFTSTQALTNATLPYAVQLANKGWKQACADNAELKKGLNVVNGKVVYPGVAEAFGLEYTDVAAVL